A region from the Deltaproteobacteria bacterium genome encodes:
- a CDS encoding glycoside hydrolase family 3 N-terminal domain-containing protein: MTSKELKEKIAQMIMVGFPEAELAEECPIVHAIKNYSLGGVILYNIDLKGYLNEQKKKADLTRNEAARICPKNIISPDQLKALTSGLQKYSRVPLLISVDQEGGIVSRLGPAAGFPETPSPRSLGEKDDPAVTTLAAEAMAKDLQRSGIHLNLAPVVDLDLNPEGLISRNGRSFGSDPKLVYRHAKAFILAHRQQSILTCLKHFPGKGSAGKDTHFEVADVTSLYQPQEIHPFSWLIEEGLADTVMTSHIHHCGWDKKFPITLSPKILRILLREKIGYQGVVISDDLQMGAIVKRFSLEEACLLAVEAGVDILLASNNSPEGNDPDLFLRMFEALIKGVEKRRISKSMIETSHARIMELKKRIS; this comes from the coding sequence ATGACTTCCAAGGAATTGAAGGAAAAGATCGCTCAGATGATCATGGTGGGGTTCCCAGAGGCCGAGCTGGCAGAAGAATGCCCCATTGTCCATGCTATAAAAAATTATTCTCTCGGCGGCGTGATTCTTTACAACATCGACCTAAAAGGTTACCTCAATGAGCAGAAGAAGAAGGCCGATCTGACCCGGAATGAGGCGGCCCGGATCTGCCCGAAAAATATCATCTCTCCCGATCAGCTCAAAGCCCTTACGTCCGGGTTGCAAAAATATTCCCGCGTTCCCCTTCTCATATCGGTCGACCAGGAAGGGGGGATCGTGAGCCGGCTTGGACCCGCTGCTGGATTTCCAGAGACCCCGAGTCCCCGATCCCTCGGAGAGAAGGATGATCCTGCAGTGACTACCCTGGCCGCAGAAGCAATGGCTAAGGATCTCCAGCGCAGTGGGATCCACCTCAACCTGGCCCCGGTTGTGGACCTGGACCTCAACCCCGAAGGCCTGATTTCCCGCAACGGCCGTTCCTTCGGATCTGACCCGAAGCTGGTTTATCGGCATGCCAAAGCCTTCATTCTCGCCCACCGGCAACAGAGTATCCTTACCTGCCTGAAACATTTTCCAGGAAAAGGAAGCGCGGGTAAGGACACTCATTTCGAGGTAGCCGATGTAACGTCCCTTTACCAGCCCCAGGAAATCCACCCCTTCTCCTGGTTAATCGAGGAGGGATTAGCCGACACGGTAATGACTTCGCATATTCACCACTGCGGATGGGATAAAAAATTCCCCATAACCCTATCGCCGAAAATTTTACGAATCCTTCTGAGGGAAAAGATAGGCTACCAGGGCGTAGTCATTTCCGACGACCTGCAAATGGGCGCGATTGTCAAGCGGTTCAGCCTGGAAGAGGCGTGTCTCCTGGCTGTCGAGGCGGGTGTGGACATCCTTTTGGCTTCCAATAACAGCCCGGAAGGGAATGACCCGGATCTTTTCCTGCGCATGTTCGAAGCCCTGATCAAAGGGGTCGAGAAGAGACGCATCTCCAAATCTATGATCGAAACTTCCCACGCCCGGATCATGGAATTGAAGAAACGAATTTCTTAA
- a CDS encoding MFS transporter — translation MLSTRTKMAVVALLYFSEGLPFGLINNALSVYFRVKKISLEEIGLLSLLGLAWSLKLLWAPLVDRFGQRYFWIFPSQLSIALFSAILAILDPVSDKALFWLMLSGICLASATQDIAADAYTIDILDEKELGPANGVRSASYRVALIAAGGLLVMLSDSFGWSFTFIAAAMIMAILAMVVFSFPAFRRKRPAVSHRPSLWQQWVGPIRILFQRQNFLAAVIFILSFKVGEAMLVAMSNPFWIDRGFTPGQIGFVVGTLGILASIVGAITGGSLTARWGIVKSLWILGTIQASASLGYTLASLPFAPAFSIYFAALLESLAIGLATSAFLSFLMKLCDKRFSATHYAFLSTLFGLGRSLAGVASGYSASFLGYPVFFLATFLLGLAPLLLIPFLKPTLAWVSKEEI, via the coding sequence TTGCTTTCCACCCGCACCAAAATGGCCGTGGTGGCGCTCCTCTATTTTTCCGAGGGCCTTCCTTTCGGCCTGATCAACAATGCTCTCTCGGTATATTTTCGGGTAAAAAAAATCTCCCTGGAGGAAATCGGGCTGCTCAGTCTCTTAGGTTTGGCCTGGTCTTTAAAGCTTCTCTGGGCTCCTCTGGTGGATCGTTTTGGCCAACGCTATTTCTGGATTTTCCCGAGTCAACTTTCCATTGCTCTTTTCAGTGCGATTTTGGCCATTCTCGACCCGGTCTCCGATAAGGCCTTGTTCTGGCTGATGCTCTCTGGAATTTGCTTGGCTTCGGCCACCCAGGATATTGCTGCCGATGCCTACACGATAGACATCCTGGACGAAAAAGAGTTAGGCCCGGCGAACGGGGTCCGTTCCGCATCTTACCGGGTAGCTCTGATCGCCGCCGGTGGCCTCCTGGTGATGCTGAGCGATTCCTTTGGATGGTCCTTCACCTTTATCGCCGCGGCAATGATTATGGCTATTCTGGCTATGGTCGTCTTCAGTTTCCCAGCCTTCCGCAGGAAAAGACCAGCCGTTTCCCACCGGCCATCTCTCTGGCAGCAATGGGTGGGACCCATCCGCATCCTTTTCCAACGGCAGAACTTCTTGGCGGCCGTTATTTTCATCCTTTCTTTTAAAGTAGGTGAAGCCATGTTAGTGGCTATGTCCAACCCCTTCTGGATCGACCGGGGGTTTACTCCCGGACAGATCGGCTTTGTCGTAGGCACCCTGGGAATCCTGGCCAGTATTGTCGGGGCCATTACGGGGGGATCTTTGACGGCCCGCTGGGGAATTGTAAAGTCACTCTGGATTTTAGGCACGATTCAAGCGAGCGCCAGCCTGGGCTATACGCTGGCTTCTCTTCCCTTCGCCCCAGCATTCTCTATTTACTTTGCGGCCCTGCTGGAAAGCTTGGCCATCGGCCTGGCCACTTCCGCTTTCTTAAGCTTCCTGATGAAACTCTGCGACAAGAGATTTAGTGCTACCCACTATGCTTTTCTCAGCACCCTTTTCGGCCTCGGCCGTTCTCTGGCAGGAGTCGCCAGCGGCTATTCCGCCTCTTTTCTGGGTTATCCGGTCTTTTTCCTTGCTACCTTCCTGCTCGGCCTGGCGCCCCTGCTGCTGATCCCGTTCTTGAAACCTACTCTGGCCTGGGTGTCCAAGGAGGAAATATGA
- a CDS encoding long-chain fatty acid--CoA ligase — MNLTQFIKERAKEFYNKIFLREGPIALTYGEFDLITDRMAAALQSLGMKKGDHTAVLLPNSMDTLLCYFSIIKVGGTVIPINPLYTPREIAFLLNNSEAKVLLSTVQFQKTIEGIRPQVPILEKAIFRQGADSSIFKTVEGLVPAARSLQPVDLNCEDTAIIFYTSGTLGQPKGVILTHGNFTFSGPNIARAYGLKEEDITMAVLPLVHVFAVASPVFGSLSSGGTVVILERFQAEAALQAFANYGITWFPGVPTMFNYIYHAWEKGIYKTSSIRMGLSGGSSLSVELLKNWERRFHAEILEVYGLTESTGLVTANPVHGVRKAGSIGLSVPNVQTRLIDKDGKEVVPGEVGELLFKGANAAKGYWKLPELTRESIREGWVYTGDLAQQDEDGYFYIVGRKKDLIITGGYNVYPREIEEVLYTHPAVYEAAVVGIPDEVKGEIPKAFITLKPGQQTSEGEIIDFCRANLAPYKVPRQVEICSELPKSSTGKILTQELKNKG; from the coding sequence ATGAACCTCACCCAATTCATCAAAGAGCGGGCTAAAGAATTTTACAATAAAATTTTTCTGCGGGAAGGGCCCATTGCCCTCACTTATGGGGAATTTGACCTAATCACCGACCGCATGGCTGCTGCCCTTCAGTCTCTGGGAATGAAAAAAGGGGATCATACAGCCGTGCTCTTGCCCAACAGTATGGATACGTTGCTCTGTTATTTTTCCATTATCAAGGTTGGAGGAACGGTCATTCCTATCAACCCGCTCTATACCCCCCGAGAAATTGCCTTCCTTCTGAACAACTCGGAAGCCAAGGTCTTACTGTCCACAGTTCAATTCCAAAAAACAATTGAAGGGATTCGACCCCAGGTCCCAATCCTAGAAAAGGCTATTTTCCGCCAAGGAGCGGATTCGTCAATCTTCAAGACCGTGGAGGGTTTGGTTCCTGCGGCCAGGTCTCTCCAACCCGTGGACCTCAATTGCGAAGACACCGCCATTATCTTTTACACCTCCGGAACTCTGGGACAACCTAAGGGTGTTATACTTACCCATGGGAATTTCACCTTCTCCGGCCCGAACATCGCCAGGGCTTATGGTCTTAAGGAAGAAGACATCACTATGGCGGTTCTCCCCCTCGTCCACGTTTTTGCTGTGGCGAGTCCTGTATTCGGGAGTCTGAGTTCTGGCGGGACCGTGGTCATCCTGGAGCGCTTCCAGGCCGAAGCCGCTCTCCAGGCCTTCGCCAATTACGGCATAACCTGGTTTCCGGGAGTACCTACGATGTTCAATTACATCTATCACGCCTGGGAGAAAGGAATCTACAAAACCTCTTCCATCCGGATGGGTCTCTCCGGTGGGTCTTCCCTCTCGGTCGAACTGCTAAAAAACTGGGAGAGGCGCTTTCATGCTGAAATCTTGGAAGTTTACGGCCTTACCGAGTCCACCGGCCTCGTTACGGCCAACCCCGTGCATGGGGTGAGAAAAGCCGGCTCCATCGGCCTTTCCGTCCCCAATGTCCAGACCCGCTTGATTGACAAGGATGGGAAGGAAGTCGTCCCCGGAGAGGTTGGCGAATTGCTCTTCAAAGGTGCCAATGCCGCCAAAGGGTACTGGAAACTTCCGGAGCTAACCCGGGAATCTATCCGGGAAGGATGGGTCTATACAGGGGATTTAGCGCAACAGGATGAAGATGGATATTTTTACATCGTCGGTCGGAAAAAGGATTTGATTATCACCGGCGGTTATAATGTCTATCCCCGGGAGATCGAGGAAGTACTCTACACCCACCCGGCGGTGTACGAAGCGGCAGTTGTCGGCATTCCGGATGAAGTGAAGGGGGAAATCCCCAAGGCCTTCATCACTCTTAAGCCCGGGCAGCAAACCTCCGAGGGGGAAATTATCGATTTCTGTAGGGCCAATCTGGCTCCCTACAAGGTTCCCCGCCAGGTGGAGATTTGTTCCGAGCTTCCTAAATCCTCCACTGGAAAAATTTTAACTCAAGAACTAAAAAATAAAGGTTAA